The Solanum pennellii chromosome 11, SPENNV200 genome contains a region encoding:
- the LOC107004884 gene encoding uncharacterized oxidoreductase At4g09670-like produces the protein LIYTNAVFFGKIHSSSSYAPGQEFLENNIRVKPDLDALGALGDAGWYCIGAILWAMNQTLPTTVTALPNVARNSAGVILTCSASLYWEKEETVATFYCSFIAHETMDLRVYGSNGTCYLYDFIIPFGEDSASFNFTSGAKFVDLHIGWNVKPQVVEVTSQLPQEGYMIQEFANLVKAIKVSRSKPESKWPHTSRITQLMLDAVNKSIDTGFQPVHM, from the coding sequence CTAATCTATACAAATGCTGTTTTCTTTGGTAAGATCCACAGCTCATCATCATATGCACCAGGCCAggaatttcttgaaaataacATCAGAGTAAAACCAGATTTAGATGCCCTCGGGGCATTGGGAGATGCAGGCTGGTACTGCATTGGCGCGATATTGTGGGCTATGAACCAAACTTTGCCAACGACTGTGACTGCACTGCCTAATGTTGCAAGAAACTCAGCTGGAGTTATCTTAACATGTAGTGCCTCCTTGTATTGGGAAAAAGAGGAAACCGTTGCTACATTTTACTGCTCTTTCATTGCACACGAGACAATGGACTTGCGAGTTTATGGCTCTAATGGGACATGTTATCTCTATGACTTCATTATCCCGTTTGGAGAGGACTCTGCTTCGTTCAATTTCACATCTGGTGCTAAGTTTGTGGATCTTCATATCGGATGGAATGTGAAACCTCAGGTAGTTGAAGTAACTTCTCAGTTACCACAAGAGGGTTATATGATTCAAGAATTTGCTAACCTGGTTAAGGCCATTAAAGTTTCGAGAAGCAAACCTGAGAGCAAATGGCCTCATACTAGCAGAATCACTCAGCTCATGCTCGATGCTGTGAACAAATCTATAGACACCGGTTTCCAGCCAGTTCATATGTAA
- the LOC107004973 gene encoding probable beta-1,4-xylosyltransferase IRX14, with protein sequence MKQLAALQQGRRSNSFRGSSVLDSSSDGSVKSPATIFWLVLHGVCCLISLVLGFRFSRLVFFLLFTNSATTPNSIYSATSLFHDPGADVAVKTEMTSFSGGEDQLNRTSVSSSRVVVGRHGILIRPWPHPNASEVMQAHKIMEIVQREQRLQYGVKSPRTVIAVTPTYVRTFQTLHLTGVMHSLMNVPYNVVWIVVEAGGTTNETASLIAKSGLKTVHIGLREKMPILWEDRHKLEAKMRLRALRYVREEKLDGIVIFADDSNMHSLEFFDEIQKVKWIGALSVGILAHSGGVEEDISTVQKEEDKNLQLPVQGPACNSSDHFVGWHTFDSSQYVEKSARYIGDRAVVLPRKLEWAGFVLNSRLVWKDAEDKPEWVKDLDDVVGDREDVENPLSLLKDLSMVEPLGSCGRKIMLWWLRVEARADSKFPARWIIDPPLDVTVPAKRTPWPDVPPELPSGEKLVTMQEHTEKRPPKTRSRKRSSRGKRKHAAKNIDDHHSTRQSAENK encoded by the exons ATGAAGCAGTTAGCAGCTTTACAGCAAGGTCGCCGGAGCAATAGCTTTAGAGGGTCGTCGGTGTTAGATTCGTCGTCAGATGGGTCTGTAAAGTCACCAGCGACTATTTTCTGGCTTGTGCTTCATGGGGTTTGCTGTTTGATCAGTTTGGTTCTGGGTTTCAGATTTTCGCGTTTGgtgttctttcttttgtttactAACTCAGCTACTACTCCAAACAGTATTTATTCAGCGACCTCTTTGTTTCATGATCCGGGTGCTGATGTAGCTGTTAAGACGGAAATGACGTCATTTTCCGGTGGGGAAGATCAGCTGAATAGGACATCGGTGTCGAGTAGCCGGGTGGTGGTAGGACGGCATGGGATATTAATAAGGCCTTGGCCTCACCCGAATGCGAGTGAGGTGATGCAGGCACATAAGATAATGGAGATAGTTCAAAGGGAGCAGAGATTACAGTATGGTGTTAAGAGTCCAAGGACTGTAATTGCTGTAACACCAACATATGTGAGAACTTTTCAGACTTTGCATCTTACAGGTGTGATGCATTCTTTGATGAATGTGCCATACAATGTTGTGTGGATTGTGGTGGAAGCTGGAGGCACAACTAATGAGACCGCCTCGCTGATCGCCAAATCTGGTTTGAAGACAGTTCACATTGGATTACGCGAGAAGATGCCTATTTTGTGGGAAGATCGCCATAAATTGGAGGCAAAAATGAGACTTCGCGCTTTGAG ATATGTGAGAGAAGAGAAGTTGGATGGGATAGTGATATTTGCTGATGATAGTAATATGCATAGTTTAGAGTTTTTTGATGAGATTCAGAAAGTGAAATGGATTGGTGCTCTATCGGTGGGCATTCTTGCTCATTCAGGTGGTGTGGAGGAGGATATATCAACAGTTCAGAAAGAGGAAGATAAGAATTTGCAATTGCCAGTTCAGGGTCCAGCTTGTAATTCATCAGATCATTTTGTTGGTTGGCACACCTTTGATTCATCTCAATACGTGGAGAAGAGTGCCAGATACATTGGTGACAGGGCAGTTGTGCTGCCAAGGAAGCTTGAGTGGGCTGGCTTTGTGTTGAATTCCAGATTAGTCTGGAAAGATGCTGAAGATAAGCCTGAATGGGTTAAGGATTTGGATGATGTAGTGGGAGACAGGGAAGATGTGGAGAACCCTCTATCTTTGCTGAAGGATCTTTCAATGGTGGAGCCTCTCGGAAGTTGTGGGCGCAAAATTATGCTGTGGTGGCTACGGGTTGAAGCACGAGCAGACAGCAAATTCCCTGCCAG ATGGATCATTGACCCTCCACTAGATGTGACTGTCCCAGCAAAACGTACACCATGGCCGGATGTTCCTCCAGAGCTTCCTTCTGGTGAAAAGTTGGTCACTATGCAAGAGCACACCGAGAAGCGCCCACCAAAAACACGATCAAGAAAACGTAGTTCTCGGGGAAAGAGAAAGCACGCAGCAAAGAACATTGACGACCATCATTCGACCAGGCAATCAGCGGAGAACAAGTAA
- the LOC107003165 gene encoding pentatricopeptide repeat-containing protein At3g14330 codes for MAIPAISLPTNLTVTATIKVNSSFKKLNKTPTNPFNSSLKSLTKSGKLDEALLLIESQKSSQLDIESYSSLLHACISKKSVEHGHRLYIHLLLNSNKSFLNDPLILSKLITLFSVCDQLDEARRVFEHAIGNGNRPESVWVAMAIGYSRKRCFREALLVYSQMLFRSIEPGNFAFSMAVKACSGISDLRVGRGVHAQIIKADKEADQVVYNALLGMYTECGCFRDVLKVFEEMPERNVVSWNSLIAGFVKKRQVFEAFETFRRMQNEDVGYSWVTFTTILAICSQVTYLYYGREIHSQIVKSTNVPDVVLLNSLLDMYAKCGVMEYCRRVFERMKYRDITSWNTVINGYAINGLMGETMKLFNEMVSSGVRPDGVTFIALLSGCSHAGLADLGEELFESMTGDFGIRPSLEHYACLVDILGRAGKIKEALQVVEKMPVKPSGSIWGSLLNSCRLHGNVSLAELIAEQLFEMEPNNCGNYVILSNIYANAGMWEGVKKVREMMENKGIKKEAGCSWIQVRNKVHTFMAGGGFEFRNSDEYKEVWDELSEAIEKIGYKPDTRVVLHDVSEETKAEWICGHSERLATVFGLIQTGSGIPIRVTKNIRICADCHSWMKFVSEITRRRIIVRDTNRFHHFDQGKCSCNEYW; via the coding sequence ATGGCGATTCCCGCCATTTCTCTACCAACTAACTTAACTGTCACAGCCACCATTAAAGTCAATTCAAGCTTCAAAAAGCTTAACAAAACACCCACAAATCCCTTCAATTCATCTCTCAAATCTCTCACCAAATCCGGAAAACTCGACGAAGCTCTTCTTCTGATAGAATCCCAAAAATCTTCTCAACTTGACATCGAGTCTTATTCGTCTCTTCTCCATGCTTGTATTTCGAAGAAATCAGTAGAACATGGTCACAGACTATATATTCACCTTCTTTTGAATTCAAACAAAAGTTTTCTCAACGACCCTTTAATTTTATCTAAGTTAATCACCCTTTTCTCTGTTTGTGATCAGCTAGATGAAGCTCGTCGTGTTTTCGAGCACGCAATTGGAAATGGGAATCGACCCGAATCAGTTTGGGTTGCAATGGCAATTGGGTATTCGAGAAAAAGGTGTTTTAGGGAGGCATTACTGGTTTATTCTCAGATGTTGTTCCGGTCAATTGAACCGGGCAATTTCGCGTTTTCCATGGCTGTGAAAGCTTGTTCGGGGATATCGGATTTGAGGGTTGGTAGGGGTGTTCATGCTCAGATTATTAAAGCTGATAAAGAAGCTGATCAAGTTGTGTACAATGCTCTTTTGGGGATGTATACTGAGTGTGGGTGTTTTCGGGATGTGTTGAAGGTGTTTGAGGAAATGCCTGAGAGAAATGTTGTGAGTTGGAATTCGTTGATCGCGGGTTTTGTTAAGAAAAGACAGGTTTTTGAAGCATTTGAGACTTTTAGGAGAATGCAGAATGAGGATGTGGGATATAGTTGGGTAACTTTTACGACGATTTTAGCTATCTGTTCTCAGGTTACGTACCTTTATTATGGGAGAGAGATACATTCACAAATTGTTAAATCAACTAATGTTCCTGATGTTGTTTTACTAAACTCGCTTTTGGATATGTATGCGAAATGTGGAGTGATGGAGTATTGTAGAAGAGTATTTGAAAGAATGAAGTACAGAGACATAACATCGTGGAATACCGTTATCAATGGGTATGCAATCAATGGATTGATGGGAGAAACAATGAAGTTGTTTAATGAAATGGTCAGTAGTGGAGTTAGGCCGGATGGTGTGACATTTATTGCCTTGTTGTCTGGCTGTAGCCATGCAGGGCTTGCGGATTTAGGCGAGGAATTGTTTGAGAGTATGACTGGAGATTTTGGAATTCGACCTTCCTTGGAGCATTACGCTTGTCTTGTTGATATATTAGGTAGAGCTGGGAAAATTAAAGAGGCACTGCAAGTAGTGGAGAAAATGCCTGTCAAGCCTAGTGGAAGCATTTGGGGCTCACTGCTTAATTCCTGCAGACTTCACGGAAATGTCTCTCTTGCAGAACTTATAGCGGAGCAGTTATTTGAAATGGAACCTAACAACTGCGGGAATTATGTGATACTGTCAAACATTTATGCAAATGCAGGGATGTGGGAGGGAGTTAAAAAAGTGAGAGAGATGATGGAGAATAAGGGAATAAAAAAGGAGGCAGGATGCAGCTGGATACAAGTTAGAAATAAAGTACACACTTTTATGGCTGGTGGTGGTTTTGAATTTCGTAATTCGGATGAATACAAGGAAGTTTGGGATGAGTTATCAGAAGCTATTGAGAAAATTGGGTATAAACCTGATACGAGAGTTGTCCTTCATGATGTAAGCGAGGAAACAAAAGCAGAGTGGATATGTGGGCATAGTGAACGGCTTGCTACTGTATTTGGTTTGATTCAAACTGGTTCTGGTATTCCAATTAGAGTGACAAAAAATATTCGTATTTGTGCTGATTGTCACTCTTGGATGAAGTTTGTGTCCGAAATAACAAGAAGAAGGATTATAGTGAGAGATACAAACCGATTCCACCATTTCGACCAAGGGAAATGCTCTTGCAATGAATACTGGTGA
- the LOC107003255 gene encoding cold-responsive protein kinase 1-like, translating into MASYVWWWRLMVVIIGSVLMQNPVFSQPQTNLLGKGCSQYNATNLPDFFRRLNASFVDLRNQLSNQDKRFATTQQAVYAMIECRKYLSRADCVSCYDSAVSLIRTCSGANGARVTYDGCFLRYESNNFYQDTTQPGNAEICGNRTSSQANALSPVALQLLNDLSTATPRISDFFAATKREASGVTVYGVAQCAESITESGCRDCLAVAYKNIEGCLPKYAEGRAVDAACFMRYSDRAFFADNTTTDITPFLGGGGSSNKKKAAIIGGVVGGVGLLLIVLAVFLWYRLSRKPKTAERGNILGATELRGPVSYSFKDLKIATKDFNESNKLGEGGFGDVYKGTLKNGNVVAVKKLAIMSSRAKADFETEVRLISNVHHRNLIRLLGCSNKASDLLLVYEYMANGSLERYLYGDRRGMLNWKQRFNIIFGTARGLAYLHEQFHVCIIHRDIKSSNILLDDEFQPKIADFGLVRLLPEDQSHVSTKFAGTLGYTAPEYAIHGHLTEKVDVYSFGVVVLEIISGRRSNDMQIEPVTEYLLEQAWKLHETGTPVKLVDETLDPNEYNEQEVKKVIEIALMCTQSPANLRPSMSEVVVMLLSDRSTESRTPSRPTIISMDKSNAFDASMTTGSSASTATNTFSDFTGR; encoded by the exons ATGGCTAGCTATGTCTGGTGGTGGCGATTGATGGTAGTGATTATCGGTTCTGTATTAATGCAGAATCCGGTTTTTTCGCAGCCACAAACAAACTTATTAGGCAAAGGATGCAGTCAATACAATGCAACAAATTTACCTGATTTCTTCAGAAGGCTTAATGCTAGTTTTGTTGATCTAAGGAATCAATTGTCTAATCAAGACAAGCGATTCGCCACGACACAACAGGCTGTTTATGCTATGATTGAATGCAGAAAGTATTTGTCAAGAGCTGATTGTGTTTCCTGTTATGATTCTGCTGTTTCTCTCATCAGAACTTGCTCTGGCGCGAATGGCGCTCGTGTTACTTATGATGGTTGCTTCCTCAG GTACGAGAGCAACAACTTCTACCAAGATACTACACAACCAGGAAATGCTGAGATCTGTGGGAACAGAACATCTTCTCAAGCGAATGCTTTAAGCCCCGTGGCACTACAACTCTTGAATGATCTTAGTACAGCAACTCCAAGAATTAGTGACTTCTTCGCAGCCACAAAAAGGGAAGCATCCGGTGTTACTGTCTACGGAGTAGCACAGTGTGCTGAAAGCATAACGGAAAGTGGTTGCCGAGATTGTTTGGCAGTTGCATATAAGAACATAGAAGGCTGTTTACCTAAATATGCAGAAGGAAGGGCTGTTGATGCAGCGTGTTTTATGAGGTACTCGGATAGAGCTTTTTTTGCTGATAACACGACAACTGATATAACACCATTTCTTGGCGGAGGAG GAAGTTCAAACAAGAAGAAAGCCGCCATTATTGGAGGTGTTGTTGGAGGTGTAGGACTTCTTTTGATTGTATTGGCTGTTTTCCTATGGTATCGACTATCAAGAAAGCCAAAGACAGCTGAGAGAG GTAATATACTGGGAGCAACTGAGCTGAGAGGCCCGGTGAGCTATAGCTTCAAGGATCTAAAAATTGCTACCAAAGATTTCAACGAAAGTAATAAACTTGGTGAAGGCGGTTTTGGTGATGTATACAAG GGAACTTTGAAAAACGGAAATGTAGTAGCTGTTAAAAAACTAGCAATCATGTCAAGCAGAGCGAAAGCAGATTTTGAGACTGAAGTTCGTCTTATCAGTAATGTCCATCATCGCAATCTCATCCGTCTCTTGGGATGTTCAAACAAAGCATCAGACCTACTACTTGTTTACGAATACATGGCAAATGGCAGCCTCGAAAGATACTTATATG GCGACAGACGAGGGATGCTCAACTGGAAGCAAAGATTCAATATAATCTTTGGCACAGCTCGTGGCCTTGCATACTTGCACGAGCAATTCCACGTCTGCATCATCCATCGAGATATAAAATCCAGCAACATTCTACTAGACGACGAATTCCAGCCAAAGATAGCTGATTTTGGGCTTGTAAGACTTTTACCTGAGGATCAAAGTCATGTTAGCACTAAGTTTGCTGGTACATT GGGATATACTGCACCAGAATATGCAATTCATGGACATCTAACAGAGAAAGTTGACGTCTATAGCTTTGGGGTTGTCGTTCTTGAAATAATCAGTGGAAGGAGGAGCAACGATATGCAAATCGAGCCTGTCACTGAATATCTACTCGAACAG GCGTGGAAGCTTCATGAAACTGGCACGCCTGTAAAACTAGTGGACGAGACATTAGACCCCAACGAATACAACGAACAAGAAGTGAAGAAAGTCATAGAGATCGCGTTAATGTGCACACAGTCACCAGCAAATCTTAGGCCAAGCATGTCTGAAGTTGTTGTGATGCTATTAAGCGATCGTAGCACAGAATCAAGAACTCCAAGCAGGCCTACTATCATTAGCATGGATAAGAGTAATGCATTCGACGCATCCATGACTACAGGATCATCAGCTTCAACTGCAACCAACACTTTTAGTGATTTCACCGGCCGCTAG